The Chanos chanos chromosome 3, fChaCha1.1, whole genome shotgun sequence genome segment ATGTTCTCTCAATTAAGGCAAAGATCAAACAAAGTAAACTTGATCCGTTGCTCTATTCCATCAGAATATACTTCCCCCCTCCATCTGTGCCATTAAGAATTCTTTTTGCAGATcgagtgcgtttgtgtgtgtgtgtgtgtgtgagagagagagagagagagagagagagagagagagagagagagagagagagagagagagacagacagacagacagacagagagacagagaaaactatTTAAGTTTCTCATTTTCCAAAGGCAGGTATTTGATCAGTAGTCATCAATTAAAGGAACGGAGGTGCAAATTACGCCATGAGGATTAGATGAAAGAacttctctgtcacacagtgcCATCCTCAAAGCACCCCAggttacaccacacacaacagaaaGCGGCTGCTCCCTGACACAGGCTGTCTGTGGGTGACACATCTCCATACATTACAGAGGCTGTGCTGACTGAAGGGACCAGGCACCTGCCGATGGAACtgctcagagaaacacaaataagtctacagctgtgtatgtgcgtgtatgtgtgtgtgtacgtgcgtgtgcgagCTGGCTGTCTCCACATGTTGGGAACTGTACAACTTGCTCGTTGCAGCGACACAAGTCAAACAGGTCGTTTGTGAGCTGATGACAGGAGTGCCAGGGaaagtgtgtggatgtgaaAGGCCTGTACCGTAAGGGAGAGAATACAGTTAGATAGTCTATCATTAGCTCTCCATTGTAGAGCCAATTCACAATATCCAATAACCCTGATTTGTTTGAAGGTACTGAGAGGTTTTGGTTAGCAAGCATCGATGTTAACATTCAGCTGAGattgggataaaaaaaaataaaaaagtttaaGAAGGCACTGCGATAAGAATGGAAAAGTCCTGGTTCTTAATATCTTTCCACAAAGGAAATCAAGTATGTTTAGACTGATTGTTGTGATACTTTTACAGATATTTGATACAGATATTTTTTTGGTGCTGTCAGTAACCCTGTAGTGCAAAGGCAACAGACAATTCTTGAACGTTCCAGTTCATGGTCGGGCCCATCTGGTCATCAGTCTGGGTATGCACCCTGTCCTGCTGGTATGCGTTAACCTCATACGGAACACATTCCGTTTTCTCCATGGGACATTTCCATGTCAACACCTATCGTAACCACCCTCAGTCCTTCTGTTTCAGCTGCTGAAAATGGCTCCCATCCAGGGACCGTTAGCAGCTAATTCCCTAAGGTGTGATATGCTGAGGTCCTGCTACATAGGCaacattaatacagacagaaaaaaacttaacaaaaggttaattttctttaaaaagcttCTAGCTATCCATTATTGATCCAGCGACTGGGGCCACCTCCCGGCCCCAACAGTATGCATTACCGTTAGACAAGAAGTCAGCTTGACATAACATACGCTcacttttctctcagtcactctgtaAATCTGCTAAGGAAAATTGGCAGGGGTCCATGCTCACAGTAATACCCACATTAACTTGATGCATGTGAAACGACATTGTCATGTGTTTGGACTAATTATTTTCctatgtttataatgtgtaagagagtgtgtgtgtgtgtgtgtgtgtgtgtgtgtgtgcatgtgtgtgttttatgagtcTCTTTGAGATTGATCATCCCAttgttctttccttttgtttttgctctgtggcttttttattattcatattaTGTTGCATTAACTTGACAGCTATTGTTGGGAATCAGTccttttttgtttaaaaggGATTTAGTGATTATGCTACATGAATAAACCatctccattttttcccccagtaaaTTAGTCATCATCAATTTTGAATGTCATAATGGGAAAATGAAACAAGTATTTGCCACATTCAGTGGGCCAATACAGCCATCAGTTTTCTTACTTCAGGCACGTGTCCCACGTTAGACTACGTAAAGGATCAGTGACACTTGGAATGTGACCCTTTAAAGATTCAGAATCAAGGTGAATTGTAATGCCATTTAAGGTACTGTCCATCAAAATTTACTTACTTAAAATTAGTAGTGGTATGTACTCATTGATTCTTGAACACCCGAATTCACGAATACCTCAATGCCTAATCTCTAGCTGCATTTGAGTATTGGTGAGATCAGATATTTGGTTCCATCCCCAAGTCTTAAATGTAAGGAACCTAAGAAATGTGGCTTGGCCTGCACAATCACTGTGTAAAAACACAGGAACTGAATTTGCTTTTGCACACTCACACCTTCCACATATTATTACTCTCTTTATCAGTGGGAATTTCATTTTCTTCGTTTAAGTGTAAGGAACACTACATATGTATTTGTacagaaaatgcacacacacacacacacacacacacacagacacacacacacacatgttctgtaTGTTCATTAATCACCAacccttcatcatcatcagagtTGAATATTTCCAAATCGTAGTTTCACTGTTGCATGCATAATTGTACATCTGTTTAGgtattttccttaaaaaaaattctttttgtaCATGAGAGTTCAAAGTATAGAGAGCAGTGTTCAAAGCTTTCACACCGAGCTTAGTCCTTTGAGGTGGCAGAAACCAATGCAGTTCTATTTCTTTGCCTTTACTGTTTTGTCAATGAAAGACCTGTATCACTACATGGATCCAGACAACCATTGTGAGTTTAGGACTTAGCAcaagcagtgtgtgtattttaatgacACTCAAATTGTTGTGAGAAAAGTGAGTTGTACTtcgctggaaaaaaaataactcaaCTCCCTACTCTTTTTAAATACAGCTCCAGCTTGCCCCTTCaattcactctctcctttcgTCTCAGGGAGTACGGGTACATGTCAAGCGATTGTTGAATTGAAATATTGATGTGGAGTATCAAAGCGTGGCGTATAGCTCCTGTGTTTCCTGAACTAACCGAAAAGCTCTTTGATCACGGGCTCCTGTGATCTGACTTCTGAAGTTGTTAAGAGTActggaaaacaaaatgcaaacaaacttCAAGTGCCCCTGGTACTGATAAAAGTTTTCTTTGACAAGTAGAGATTTGTGCTTTTTCATATCAGCACATGAATGGTAGTTCTCCATCCTGCAAGAATGCAAACGGACAAGAGCTCACATGTTTGTGAATATGGTTTTGGAAATAGATTTTTACAAGCTCCCTCTGTATGCTTTGTGTTTGGTTCGACTCTAACTCACTGTGTATTTGCATATCAGTACTGAAATTTGGCTTATTTGCATAGGACGTTGGGCAGAGATTTGGTCATTTTACAGTGGATGAAAAAACATGCTCTTAGaacttaaaactttttttcctgaaatttATACTGAAGTGTTACCTGCcagatgttttgtgttgtttttaatggaatggcctttttacaaactttaaatgAGCCAGATACATGAAACTCGAAGCctggttttctgtctttcagtgcCCTGGGAAAtgcgctttaaaaaaaagtaatcctAGCCCTTCATTTTGATCTCTGCTGCTTTTCCAATCCAAAATTGGCTTTAAAGCTCAAAAAAGCTCAGAGTTTTTGGAATGGGCATCTCCCATGGACTTGGGCTGGTTTTTAAACCAGGCCAAAGATATCAAACTCGGCCCTCCAACCCATGGAACTAGAATTAGTTTCATATAATCATAGCAGTGTGATACAACATGAATCATGAATGTTTTTGACTAACTTCTTTTGATTGTATTATGAGGTGATTTAAAGAGAATGTTTTAGGTTACTATGTAACATATTTACAGATATatgtacagatatacacacaatGGAAATATGATATGATTATCAGGTCGATCTTTTGCATGTGGTTATCTGAACATGCAgctcaaaaaaaggaaagaaagaaaggaaaaaatatgcCTGATTGACTCTGAGATACCCATTTCTGGCCATTGATTCAACACATGACATCACAACAAGGTGATGTGCTAAAATCTTTCACCATTCATTATTTAAGACACATTTCCCCTTCAAAGCCTTTGGATCCGTTTCCTCAGCTTTTCGAGTCACGGTCATTGTGTGcaatgttgtctttgttttgcgCTGATTATGGCTTAAAGTTAAAGAGATTAAGGGagaagaaggttttttttttacatgcccTCTGTCTCGTCCATTACAGCACATTTGTCACATTAGGGTGCAGAGGGTCATTTAGCCAACATGGGGTTGTAAAAGTGGCTTTTGGACATGGCCACCAGTACAAAAGCCATGGCGGTCCTGTATGGAGTACAGATGGTCAAGACAGCTGGGACAATTTAGTGATCTGAGGCTCTTAAAGTGCCCCCCAGACATGCTAAAAAAACAGCTTGACAACATGCCTCCTTTATCCCTGCATTGTTTTGGCTGCTTTTATGAGTGCATTGATCTTTAAATGAGTGGATTTGTCATCTGTGACGGAGTAGTAGGCAAAGCTTAAACCCTAATCACATCTTTGCGTTGTTATCAAACCATAACTGTGTATGACAGGGATGTGACGTGCACATGGTAGGGTTCAAtgttgaaactttttttttttaattgttgtgaTGTAAAGCTTTTTGAAATTTAGTGAAATTTAGGGAGGATTTATAGGCAAATTATTCTCTCAAACCCAAAATTTAAGatgctgtcctctctcttaCCAAACAACACTCGACAATTGTTACAACTCCATACTACCTAGCTATCTCAGATCTTTGCTAAAACTGTTGGGATTAAAAAGGACGagagttaacacacacacagacacattttaccTCCACACATCTAACCAAGAAAAAAGATGTGTAAGTATAATAAAATAGTCAAGCACATTCCTGCACTTTTAAGATCACAAGAGATCTGAGCGGCCACcaaagaggagagcagagaccTGGAGTGTTGGAATGAGTTTGTGTGGTGCATCTGCCTGCCATCTTGATAGCTGCTTAATGAATGCTGGGATTTCTTGCTGCTCTGGAAATGAGTTTTCCCTTGAAAATGGTGGAAGCCGTATCCAGGTCTATTTAAATGAGGTAACATGGGGAAGGTAAGCACAACCACAGGAGCATTGTTTTCACAGTTCAAAGTGAGGAGAGCGTACTTTGCACTTCAAAGACACTCATCTGGGAGGCAGTCAGTGCagctgggggtggggtgggtaaGGGAGGGGGATTTAAGGGACAGGAAATAAGAATCAGGGTAATTAACAACTTCTGCTCAGTAATAAAGCCCACggaaagagacagaggctgCATATCTCCTTAAAACGACCAAATATTTGATGCCTTTTGCTTATGTCCTCAaccttttttcttccctgttactcaacagtttttttttttgtttgtttgttttatttgcatCACACACCTTAATTGCCCCCAAAAGATGCGAAATGATGTACTGTTTATTATGTTGTAATTATAATTTAGTATTTTTAatgtgcatatttttttttatttctgcacACCAATTTAATTTTTAGAAAGAGGATGTTAACAATTTGTTCATTGCTGCTTTTCTTTATTCGCAGAATGATGGCAAATGAATGATTGCAGCACATTTTTAGTTCTGAATTAACACATCTTCTCCTGGGGAGTGTTTAATAACCGTGTTTACAGCAGGGGCTTAACTTTACTGATAATTCTGTTACgactgaactgaatgaaatacTTAAATTTGCCCTTTTACATTCaatatttaaagaaacatgCCTGCGTTAATCTCCGCGTATTTTTACTCAGTATCGTCTGTTTTCAAACTTGCTTAACGTTTGGCTTTACCTTGTTTATGATAATCATTCCGTTCTAAACATTGTCAGTCCGGGTCTTCATAggagtgaaacaaacaaacaaaaaaagaatatcgcCACCAAACAAATGTTTGGTGTACTGATACATTAATCTTATTTAATCTGTTCACGATTATTTGATCTATTGGCTGCTAATATGTTTTAGATGTTATTAATCACAGTATACACGAACAATGTTAGTATTCTGTACACCAACATCTGTGTCTTGCACGAAAATTCCTTTTATAAATGCTAATGGAACAGGGAGGTAAGGGCTTGTTAATTATGGGCTCTTTAATTAAGGGTTTTTCATGACCTCATGTTTACATGGACTTTATTTTTACCTCAGAAATATATTTACTTTTTGCAAGAATGAGCTGATTATAGCTAACGCTCAAGAGTACGTATGCTAGTCGAAGAAATATTTATAACTCCAGTAAGCGGAATCGTCATACTAGTCTACAAACGAAGTTTTGATTTCATCCAATTCGCTCAGTGTTGACGTTTGCTCACATTTTGCCTTAACATTTCACCTAAACACATTCACAAGTTTTGATCTTTAAAATGCGACACCGAGACAAGAGTGCATGCACCGTTTCTGAATCCATTCTCTCTGACACCTCAATTCGTAAGGAGATAGCCTTGGAGTGTATATGTTCTAATAGTAATGATTAAATCATATACAATACATTCTCTCAacactgtgaaatgtgtttatCGCTTGTCCTTCTATTAGGCCATTAAGAAAGAACTAGGTTTAAATTTAAACTATGTCTAGCTTATCGTGACACATGTATAACATAATTTATCGAGATGTCATTCTGTCTAACACCCTATATGGATGTATTAGTCTTTTAACAGTATTTAGACTTTAGACTCCGTTCACCTAGCTTTTAGTTTTCACGTGCTCGGTCTAAGAATAATACCACagtgtacatttttacattttacaattcATATTGAAGttagcagaagaagaagaagaagaagaagaagaagaagaagaagaatttttACGAAAGTTAAGACATTTGCAAGGACAAAGGTTGATTGTTATGCGGTCAGAGGTGAGAGCTGCGCTTGAATGAGAATCTCGAATGTGTGTAAATGCGGCTGGAACAAAGCAATGAGGATTTTCGTGTATTAAGATGTAAAATGCCTTTGCTCCTTCGGTGTATCGTATCGGAATAGGAGACCTAAAGACTCATGGAGTTAGATGAACTTAAAATGCCTTCCGAATCTGCATTTAATCCGGTTAAATGTGATGCCGCCCTTAACTTGAACCCGTAGTGTGAAAATGTCACGCAGAGTCGTTTATTTGGTATGTCACTTAACAGTGAGAACTAGCAAGCTTTGGTCAGGTTTTATTCaatttgtttagttgttttgttAGAAGACAACCCTTAATCAGAAGTTGAAGCGTGAAGTTGTGATTCTTGAGAGACCCACTAATCTTCTGAGTTAGGACATCCACGaccaaaaataaaacccaaacaaacaaacaaaaaaatatatataagaCCACATACACGacttcctcttttgtttgtgaaattgTAGCTGTTTTGGGTTTCTTATGAGTGCGAGTACAGACTAAGAAATTTCAAAAGAGCGTCTATCAACTTCTGAAAAAAACGTTCGCAATATTTTGAAAATTCACTGCAGCTCCTGCAAAGCTTACTACGTGTATAACCTTTCTCCACATACAAAGTAATCATTTCTTAATAACAACCTatgagaattttaaaaaaatgaatacgaAAGCCGGTTACACGACTTTTCAACTTACTCTGGCAAATATGTATCCTGACAAAATATGAACCTTTACTCCCTCCTCTCAAACATATGCTACGTATAACGCAATTTAGTAATGTAATCTGAAAAATAGACAGAAAATTCTACTCTGATTTCTGTTCTCAAACAGTCGGTTAATAGGAGGTGTGGTTCCACAGGTCAGGTTAAATTTTATCGGAATGAAAATAAGGTTTAGTTGTTGTGATACACACCCCCTCACCTAATTTCCGAATCACCCCTTCTCCGTTATACCCCCTCCGCTTCACCCCTCCATTCACTGACCCTGCTGGTACATACTTAAGAGACCCCGTTGAGAGGATCCATCCTCTATAAAGAGAAGATGCAATCCGACCGCCTTTGAAATGATCCTTAGTATTTACTGCGATAGTCTCTTCCTCGCACTTCAAAAAGGAGTCTTCTTAAAGCCACTGGCTGTGTGGAAGCACCCAAAAACCGGGAGTACAcgagagcagacacacactcacacaacccgCTAACTTTAGAGGAAAGTGGAGTTCGGAAGAGTGGAGTGACgaaggattattattatttttattttttttacccagtTGCTGCATAGGTCGCGCTTTTTGtggtcttcacacacacacggatgatTGCGTTCTCCTTTGCTTTTGCCTCGAAGTGTACCTTGGCATCCTTGTCTCTCCGCGATTCACTTTCTGCAGGTGCGGAGACACACAACGTGTGGACAGATGGCTGCGCTGACATTATCGAGAACCGATAATTTTCTACACAACTTCTTACAGGTTCGATGCTCTTCTTTACTTTGTGTCAGAAGTTCACGGCTATAAGTTGCGGATTGTCTCCATGTGTTCCGCTTCAATTACTGCGATGCCGCGCTTTGCAAAGAGATACTGGGATAGTTGTAAATGGAGTCTATCAACTGGGTTATGCACTTGTACGACAAACAATATATGAATTGTTTCTGCGATACAGAAAAAATATAAACTGTTTGCAATTCACAAAATAAGTTTGCTGTATAATATGTTGAAGCTGAGTCACCCTGTTTTAGTAAATGTACTTCTGTAATGCTAATGACAGTTATGacaaacatttattatttttaaagatTAGAGTCATGAAAGTAGTCATTCAGAAACTTTATGTAAATAGGACAAAATTGGGAGattgtatttcagttttctctTGTTGCAGTTCTAATGTAGTACTCTCTAAACTGAGATTGTGATTTTTTCTGCACTTCTCAGGATCGTACACCCAGCTCCTCTCCAGAGAGTGGCCCAAACCCCCTGTCCTTTCTGGCTACCACGTGCAGCCAGGCTTGGCAGGTGAGTGGCAACGTGGGTTCGGAGGGGACCCAGTTCCCCTATGACGGAGCAGTAAGTTCAGCTTCCAGTATGTTCCAGCTCTGGAGCAATGAGGTGGCCCCCAACTCCAGCCTAAGTGCTCACCAGATGGCCTTCACCGTGCCTAAGGTGCAGTTCCCCAGTCACATGCAGACCGGCCTGGGCTCCCACtcacaccaccaccatcaccatcatcaccaccaccaccacgagCTCCCCCTCACCCCTCCGGCCGAACCGCCAGCCGCCTACTCCTTTGAGCTCTCCCCAGTCAAGATGCTGTCCTCCCAGACACAGGCCAACGCATCCTACTACCAGCAACATAATGCTATGAGTCAGAACTTTCCCAGCTTCCTCCAGAACACGTCGGCCAGGCCTCACCTACCGGGAGCCCATGCTGAGGATGGGCAGCAGTGGTGGAGTCTACCCCAGAGCAGCGGTAGCCCCTCTGGCCACCACCTTTCCCTGGGCAGGCAGCTGGTTCTGGGTCCCCAGCCTCAGATCGCAGCCCTACTGCAGGGCACCTCCAAAGGCCTGCTGAGCTCCACACGTAGGTGTCGCCGATGTAAGTGCCCCAACTGCCAGGCTTCGGGAGGGAACGCGCCAGGGCTAGAGTTTGGCAAGAAGAGACTGCACATTTGCCACATCCCTGAGTGCGGCAAGGTGTACAAGAAGACGTCGCATTTGAAGGCGCACCTACGCTGGCACGCCGGGGAACGTCCTTTTATCTGCAACTGGCTTTTCTGCGGAAAGAGCTTCACACGCTCGGACGAGCTGCAGCGTcacctgcgcacacacaccggGGAGAAGCGGTTCGGCTGTCAGCAGTGCGGCAAGAGGTTCATGAGGAGTGATCATCTCTCCAAGCATGTTAAGACACACCAGAGCAGGAAGGGACGGACGAGCCAACCTCCCCAGCAGCCGCACGGAGGGACCGATCCACTGCTCAGTAACAtcaagagagagtgaaaggacaGTAGAGCAGGTACCCTCAAGCAGCTCAGCAAGGAACTCTTATCCGCACAGTAGATTTCTCAGAGACGTGAGGAGGGTAAGCAGACTTTTATTATGACTTGAACAAAACTCAAAATTTGGCCTGgccatatttttaaaaaaaaggcttgctgcagttttaaatgtttttacttaAACAAAAAAGACTAGCTCAAGGACACAAAGACCTACAACAAAAATTTCTAATTCCTTTTCCCTGCTGTTGTTGATTtaatgaggaaaacacaggacacagggaacaaacactgtgctgtctgataaagggagatatatatatatatatatatatatatatatatatatatatatatatatatatatatatatatatatatacagtatgtataaatatatgtatagcTGTgaaaagttatatatatatatatatatatatatatataattaagcTTTGAAGAGCTAATGCTGATCTATTTTGACTGTGAtgtaaatactgaaaaaaagtgattgaaaATACAGTGAGTGAAATCATACTCGCTCTgtcctgcatacacacacaaagcacaactCATTTTCCCATGTCCATGTATAAtgtattaaatttaaaaaatccatTCAAATATCAGGGTGAAGCTTTATAAAGGAAATATAAAGCACAttctaaatatatttatgaagGAAGATTTTACATCTTCATTTGTTTCTTCAGACAATGTTGCCTTAAAgtgattcttttttgtttttgttcttggtttttgttttttgtttttttggatggtTAAATATTgatcctctgaaaaaaaaaaaaatcttttctcaCATTAAATTGGGTGCAGACATATGCCCACTGCTAAAAGTTCCATCTCGTAAATTGAACTCTTTTATGAAAATTGAGGTTTTCCTCCAACATCACATCTGTGTAAATAATGTGTATATGGAACACAGTTCTATGAAAATTAAGGCAGCATGCAAAATatgaataaactgaaataattgGCACACTCACGTCccttttgccttgtgttttctTAATTTGTTGCCAAACACAATATCTCTTGCTTTCTCCAAAGCACCCTACTTTAATTTTGTGCAAACACGAGCAAATGGTTAACATTAAATCTAACATTACTTGAGTGTTAGAACATAGCTTTTTAAAGCAATGATTCAGATGTTAATTTGACAGCATTCAGGATGCTAATTCAGGTGGTCATTGTTTCCACGGTGCTAAGGCAACCCtgtagagaaaagagaaacggCTGAAGGCCTTCAGACGGTTTACACCCGACTGTAAATAGAAGCCATTGACGGAGACACCACTCTGACCTTCTGCAATCAAGTTCACGGTCATGTGACTCAAGAATGGCTTCTTGCCACTCAATGGTAATCTGTGAGTCAACAGAACATGTATGGTCGCAGCTCAGCTGGAAGTCACAGTAAATAGACCCCATGCTGACTTGACTCCTACTGGTCGTGACAGGAAAACACTTTGATTTGGCACCCTTTGTGAAAGTGAATACTCTTATCCCCCTCTACCTCCGTAAAACAGAGCTGTGCGCCCCTCACCTCTCTTTACTGACCCAGCAATACCCAGAAACAGGTCCCCTAAGTCTGGGAGGAATTAGCCAGACGTCTGCACGTCAAGCCATGATACAACTTCCTTCTGTCCTTTTTAGTCTTTTGTAACTAGgaatgccttaaaaaaaaaaaaaagaaaattattattttttcaggTCAAATTAATGcagtggaaaaaatgaatgtgtattcAAACTCTTTTAATGTTAGGGTGGGAGGAGGTCCTAATTACCACTTCAGTTGTGTTCTTTCATTATGTTACAGCAGTTATAGGAAGGGTTGTGGGGAAATGATAATGATATACTGgggattcattcatttaatcattATTCTGATACATCTGACATGGCACTGATCATACAGAAACACTCACTGAAAACATTATATCTTAGGATGTGATGAAAGAGTGTGAaattcagagacaaacagcattTTTGTTCCAAAAGGACACGTTTTATTCGATATGATACAGAAATGGGTTTCTGTCATTTAGACATTCGATCATGTCCACCCCCTTTTCCCTATGTCactttcctttattttcttttgtcgTATGTGTCTTATGGCAACTACTTAGTATAACATGCAAATTTGCAACACAAACTCACTTCTGTGAAAAATCAATGTGTAAGTGCCTGGAGACTCATCGGTTGTAGGGGTCTTAACAAGGACAattttgtctgtctgctgatttcccaaaaaaaaaaaaaaaaaaacgaaatagAAAGATCTTGAGAGAATGTTATTATAACAGTATCTCTGATGTAGTGAGTtgaatgcatttaaaacatgcCAATATTCACATTATATATCTTTGGTGCAGCTTTGTGATTATTACCTAAATCAAACAGGAGCTGAAACAGAGCGGTACGGGACTGTATTGGTTACCAAAGCACTTTACCTCCCTCTACTGGACAAGCCAAGCAGAAAGAATGCAGCTGCTACCCGAAGTGAAACGTTcagactgttcttttttttgggtgcTGAAAACACAAGATTGAAAATTATTCAATGATTCATTTCCTTTCTACaagttaaatgaactgaatttgtgtACTGGCAATCAACTGATGGGAtgtcaaacatatttttaaatatttttgttttgtttttattttcaggagAGGCACTATTTTTACGCGAATAACCTTCCAAATATACATAATCTCTCAGATACAAAATTTGAATTTACACCCGTATCTAAGTTATCTCCGGGACAAGATATGACTGGTTACATACACGCTATCTGCTTCCCTTGCTCATCTTTAATCGAATATTCAACCTTCTGACAAAGGTCATTTAGCTTGGCATACAAGactaaaaacagagagaagaaaagaacattaGAAGGGACCTGCAGGTAATCCCCCGATTTCAAATTAAACACAGTTACAACATTTATATTCCTTACATGACAAAGCTGAATTTGAAGTGAGTTTtccaggagtgtgtgtttttcacatatTTGACTTGAATAGACTGGCATCTGCTTTTTTGGCACGTAGTCCGTGGATGTCTGGGGAACTTTCTGGAATTTAACCTACAatcctctctccttccacatTGTCAAAATCCAGTATCTCTGGTATAAATTCACAGGATGTTTGTAAaccccacttttttttcctttttctttttcttttcttttcttttttttttgaaaggagcTGAAAACTAAGCCAGGCTGGGAGTTTCTTAGTGAGAGGGGAAGCAGAAGCCAAAACACATTATTCATGACAGATCCAGCCAGTCACACTGCACGATCTGTCAAAGTAACAGCATGCCGCTATCAACTTTTTTTGGACAAAaagtagccccccccccccccccccccccagtataAGATGAGACTACAGTCTCCCCCAGATCACCGTGACCTGGGCCCCCATCTAAGGGGGTCAGATACTCTGCATCAGGAAAGCAATTTTTTCTTAGGTCccactgctgtgtgtggtgtgtgtggtgtgtgtgtgtgtgtgtgtgtgtgtgtctgtgtgtgtgtgtccgacaGTATCCTGTACACACTGCGTTGGAGTGAAGTGGATTGACGTTACGCCTGCAGAGTGTCTTTGGGGAGGCTTCCTCTGCCCTGTCTTTGCAGAGATCAAACAGCCTGCTTTTCCCCACCAGTCAAACAGAATCCAGAAACACAGCCCCGGCCCCTTCCTTCGCAAACACACTCagggcagaaagacagaaaaagaggaagaagtctCTGAGCCACCTCCC includes the following:
- the sp5l gene encoding sp5 transcription factor-like; the encoded protein is MAALTLSRTDNFLHNFLQDRTPSSSPESGPNPLSFLATTCSQAWQVSGNVGSEGTQFPYDGAVSSASSMFQLWSNEVAPNSSLSAHQMAFTVPKVQFPSHMQTGLGSHSHHHHHHHHHHHHELPLTPPAEPPAAYSFELSPVKMLSSQTQANASYYQQHNAMSQNFPSFLQNTSARPHLPGAHAEDGQQWWSLPQSSGSPSGHHLSLGRQLVLGPQPQIAALLQGTSKGLLSSTRRCRRCKCPNCQASGGNAPGLEFGKKRLHICHIPECGKVYKKTSHLKAHLRWHAGERPFICNWLFCGKSFTRSDELQRHLRTHTGEKRFGCQQCGKRFMRSDHLSKHVKTHQSRKGRTSQPPQQPHGGTDPLLSNIKRE